In one Candidatus Eisenbacteria bacterium genomic region, the following are encoded:
- the ligA gene encoding NAD-dependent DNA ligase LigA — translation MVSPSVAERIRSLRKQIERHDHLYYVLGEPEITDQEYDALMRELKELEQKHPEYADPDSPTSRVPKGLLPGFPTVRHSTPMLSLDNTYSLEELAQFDARVRKGLGQETVDYAVEPKIDGVAVALRYEGGRFVLGLTRGDGEQGDDITANLRTIRSIPLRLRGASPPDEIEVRGEVYMEKRGFERMNERRVKEGEKPFMNPRNATTGSLKTLDTAEVARRPLQIFIYQLANAERHGMKTHLETLAYAAKLGIRVNPDNALAHGFEEVKRLCARWEKKWDSLPYGADGLVIKVNDLREEERLGATSRGPRWAIAYKFATHQVETTLKKIDIQIGRTGVVTPVAILEPVVLLGTVVSRATLHNFDEIERKDIREGDRVVIEKGGEVIPKIVRVVPGTGKRGPKFVLPTKCPVCGTPLERDPEQAAVRCENLYCPAQVRRRIQYYASRGALDIEGLGEKTVDLLVDAGVVKDPADLYDLAVDELVKLEGMGEKSAENLVNAIRASKNAPLDRLLTALGIRHVGNTVARILAERFRSLPAIAEADEEPLLDIPGIGPEIAASVVSFFRSKEGRALVRRLTDRGMKGRAPERRASATGPFVGKTFVVTGTLEIPREEVERLILEAGGRMTSSVSKKTDAVIVGSDPGSKLEKARSLGVATWNEAKLRAALQEAGLRPTAR, via the coding sequence CTGGTGAGCCCAAGCGTCGCCGAGCGAATCCGATCGCTTAGGAAGCAGATCGAGCGGCACGACCACCTGTATTACGTTCTGGGCGAGCCGGAGATCACCGATCAGGAGTACGACGCGCTGATGCGCGAGCTCAAGGAGCTCGAGCAGAAGCATCCGGAATACGCCGACCCCGACTCACCGACCTCCCGCGTCCCCAAGGGCCTTCTCCCCGGCTTTCCCACCGTCCGCCATTCCACCCCGATGCTGAGCCTCGACAACACCTACTCCCTCGAGGAGCTGGCCCAATTCGACGCGCGCGTTCGGAAGGGGCTGGGCCAGGAGACCGTCGACTACGCGGTGGAGCCGAAGATCGACGGGGTCGCGGTCGCGCTCCGCTACGAGGGGGGTCGGTTCGTGCTCGGCCTGACGCGCGGCGACGGCGAGCAGGGCGACGACATCACCGCGAACCTTCGCACGATCCGCTCGATCCCGCTCCGCCTTCGGGGGGCCTCCCCTCCGGACGAGATCGAGGTGCGCGGCGAGGTCTACATGGAGAAACGCGGGTTCGAGCGCATGAACGAGCGGCGCGTGAAGGAAGGCGAGAAGCCGTTCATGAACCCGCGGAACGCGACGACCGGGAGTCTGAAGACGCTCGACACCGCGGAGGTCGCGCGGCGTCCTCTCCAGATCTTCATCTACCAGCTCGCGAACGCCGAGCGGCACGGCATGAAGACTCACCTGGAAACCCTCGCGTACGCGGCGAAGCTCGGCATTCGCGTCAATCCCGACAACGCGCTCGCGCACGGATTCGAGGAGGTCAAGCGCCTCTGCGCCCGGTGGGAGAAGAAGTGGGACTCGCTCCCGTACGGAGCCGACGGGCTCGTGATCAAGGTGAACGACCTGCGCGAGGAGGAGCGTCTCGGCGCGACCTCCAGGGGCCCGCGGTGGGCCATCGCGTACAAGTTCGCGACGCACCAGGTGGAAACCACGCTCAAGAAGATCGACATTCAGATTGGACGCACCGGCGTCGTCACCCCGGTCGCGATCTTGGAGCCCGTGGTGCTGCTCGGAACCGTGGTCAGCCGCGCGACGCTCCACAATTTCGACGAGATCGAGCGGAAGGACATCCGCGAGGGCGACCGGGTCGTGATCGAGAAGGGCGGGGAGGTGATCCCCAAGATCGTGCGCGTCGTCCCGGGCACCGGCAAGCGGGGTCCCAAGTTCGTCCTTCCGACGAAGTGCCCCGTCTGCGGCACCCCGCTCGAGAGGGATCCGGAGCAGGCGGCGGTGCGCTGCGAGAACCTCTACTGTCCCGCCCAGGTCCGGCGCCGCATTCAGTACTACGCGAGCCGCGGCGCGCTCGACATCGAAGGGTTGGGCGAGAAGACGGTGGATCTCCTGGTGGACGCCGGCGTCGTGAAGGATCCGGCCGATCTCTACGACCTGGCCGTCGACGAGCTCGTGAAGCTCGAAGGGATGGGAGAGAAGTCCGCGGAAAATCTCGTGAACGCGATCCGGGCGAGCAAGAACGCGCCGCTCGACCGGCTCCTGACGGCGCTCGGAATCAGGCACGTGGGGAACACCGTCGCGCGGATTCTGGCGGAGCGGTTCCGATCGCTTCCGGCGATCGCGGAGGCGGACGAGGAACCGCTCCTCGATATTCCGGGGATCGGCCCAGAGATCGCCGCGAGCGTTGTCTCGTTCTTCCGGTCGAAGGAGGGCCGAGCGCTCGTCCGCCGGCTCACGGACCGCGGCATGAAGGGCCGAGCCCCGGAGCGCCGCGCGTCCGCGACGGGGCCGTTCGTGGGGAAGACGTTCGTCGTCACCGGCACGCTGGAGATCCCGCGCGAGGAGGTCGAGCGCCTGATCTTGGAAGCGGGCGGGCGCATGACTTCCTCGGTAAGCAAGAAGACCGACGCGGTCATCGTCGGAAGCGATCCCGGCTCGAAGCTCGAGAAGGCGAGATCGCTCGGGGTAGCGACCTGGAACGAGGCGAAGCTCCGGGCGGCGTTACAGGAGGCGGGGCTCCGTCCTACCGCTCGTTGA